In Lapillicoccus jejuensis, the DNA window TGCCCCTCCCGGGTCGCCCGCAGCATCGCGCCGGCGGTGCCGCTGCCCTCGTCGTCGGGGTGGGCGTGGACGAAGACCAGAGTGCTCACCACCCGATCATGTCAGTGACCGCCGACACCCCCTCCCCGTTCGCCCCCCCTCCGACCGGCGGGTTGTGTAGCGCCCACCCAGAGGGGTATGTCCCCGGTACGGAGTCAGATGGTCTCCCGGGTGGCCCCTGTCCGAGCTCCGGCGGTTTCAGCACGCGAGACCGCCGGAGTGCCCGGGCCGGAGGCGGCGGATCTCACGCCGGGATGAGAGACTGCACCGGTGAGCGATGTTGTGCAGGGCAACGGTCGCGGGGACGACACCGTGGCCGACGACGGCATCGACTGGGACGACCACGCCGGCCGCGGCCTGGAGATCGTCACCCGTCTGCACGCCCTGCTCGACGTCGACGACACGCCGTCCGCCGGGCGGCTCGTCGACGAGGTCCTCTCGCGCATGGAGCTCGCCGACGCCGTCTCGTCGGTGCTCATGCCGTTCCTGCGGCACGTCGGCGCCCGGTGGGAGAGCGGCCAGCTCAGCGTCGCCCAGGAGCACTGGGCGAGCCAGCTGGTGCGCAACCGGCTCGCCGGCCTCTGGGACCGGGTGAGCGTGACCGACGGCCCGGTCGCGCTCGTCGCCTGCCCTCCCGGTGAGCGGCACGACATCGCCCCCCTCGCCTTCTGCGTCCTGCTCGCACACGCCGGCTGGCAGGCCCGCTTCTACGGCGCCGACACCCCGCTGCCGGACCTCGCCGCCGTCGCCGCGCGGGTGCGGCCCGACGTCGTCGTCCTCGCCGCGTCGCGCCGCTCGGCCTTCCTCGCCCGCGCGCAGGAGGTGCGGCGGCTCGCGCTCGACCACACCGTCGCCATCGCCGGCAGCGGCGCCAGCGCGCAGGTGGCCGCCGAGCTGGACGCCCACTGGCTCGGGCACGACGTCGCGGACGGCGTCGCCGAGGCCTCCCGGCTCGTGCGTCGGGCCGACGCGGCCCGCCCCGGCGCCGCGAGCTAGGCCCGCGGCGCCCGGCTCCCCTCAGCCCTCGTCAGCCCCCTCGTCAGCCCTCGTCGGCGAGCCAGCCGACGTCGCCCGTGAGGGCCCGCGCGGCCGCCGGTCCCGTGCTCCCCGGCGCGTACGGCGTCGGGTCGGGCATCTGCTCGAGCACCCGCGCCACGGCACCCCACGCGGCGTCGAGCCCGGCGCTGCTCGTGAAGAGCGAGCGGTCGCCCTCGACGACGTCGTGCAGCAGGGCGACGTACGGCGGCAGCGCGGCGCCCTCGGCGACCTGACCCAGGTCGAGCACCGTGCGGGTGCGGGTGAGCGAGAGGTCGGGGCCCGGCTCCTTGACGACGAACCGCGCCTCGATCGCCCCGGACCCCTTGAGCGAGAACTGCAGGACGCCCTGCCCGGGGATGTGGGTCAGCGGCCCCTCCGGCTTGCGCATGACGAGGCTGACGACCTGCGCGTCGGTGCCGAGCATCTTGCCGCTGCGCAGGACGAAGGGCACCCCCCGCCACCGGTCGGTGTCGACCCACAGCCGCACGGCGGCGAAGGTGTCGGTGCGCGAGTCGTCGGGGACGTCGTCGAGGTCGCGGTAGCCCTCGTACTGGCCGAGGACGAGCTCCTCGGGGTCGAGCGGGCGGAACGCCGCCAGCACCGACTCGCGCGCGTCCTGCAGGTCCTCGGCGCGCATGCTGGCCGGCGGCTCCATGGCCACCTCGGCGGCGACCTGGAAGAGGTGGGTGACGATCATGTCCTTGAACGCCCCTGTGGCGTCGTAGAACTCGGCGCGGTCCGCCACGTCGAGCTTCTCCGGGACGTCGATCTGCACCTGCTCCACGGCGTCCGCGCACCAGCTGCGCCCGACGAGCTGGTTGCCGAAGCGCAGCACGTGCAGGTTCTGCGTCGCTTCCTTTCCGAGGAAGTGGTCGATCCGGTAGACCTGTTCCTCGTCCATCGTCGAGTGCACGAGCTCGTCGAGCTCGTGGAAGCTCTCGGGCGAGGTGCCGAAGGGCTTCTCGTAGACCACGCGCGAGCCCTCGACGAGGTCGTGCTCGGCGAGGCCCTCGGTGACCTTGCGGAAGGCGCTGGGCGGGATGGCGAGGTAGTGCACGTAGCGCGCCTCGCCCAGGTCGGCCTCCGCCTCGTGGAGGACGTCGAGCAGGCTGCCGGGGTCGCTCTTCTCGAACCCGCCGCCGGCGAAGCGCAGGTGGGTGGTGAAGTCGTCCCACTCCGGGCCGGAGGGGTCGCCACCGCCGAACTCGGTGAGGACCTCCTTGACGTGCTGGTGGAAGTCCTCGTGGGAGACGTCACCGCGGCCGTTGCCGACCAGCCGCCACCGGTCGGGCATCAGCCCGCGGGTGTGCAGCTCGTGGAAGGCCGGGATGACCATCCGCTTGGCCAGGTCGCCGGTGGCACCGAACAGGACGAAGACGAGGGCGTCGCTCACGGACCGACCCGTACCCCGTCCGCGTGATCCTGCACCGCGCGACCGGGACGAAGGTCCCTCGACAAATGACCGTTTTGTCCGTTGTACTACGGGAATGACTCCGCGCCCCTCACCCGCGGGGACGACGCGCAGCCCGACCGTGCCCGTCTCCACCCCGCCACCGGCCGTCCTCGTCGCGCTCGCCCTGTCGGCCGTGACCGCGCTGGCCCTGCTGGTGCGGCTGGAGCCCGGCGGGCCGGTCGTCGCGCGGTTGGTCGACGACCTGGCGCAGGCCGTGGCCGCGACCGCGGCCGCCGTGTGCTGCGGGCGCCGGGCCCACCGCTCGACCCGGGCCACGGCCCCGACGTGGTGGTGCTACGCCGCCGCGACCGGTGCGTGGGCGATCGGGCAGTACGCGTGGACCTACCACGAGGCGGTGGCCCGGGGACCGGGCCGCTTCCCGTCGCTGTCGGACGTCTGCTTCCTGCTCTTCCCCCTCCTCGGCGCCGCGGGGCTGCTGCGGTGGCCGCTCGCCGACGGCCGCGACCCCCTGCGCCGGCGGGCCCTGCTGGACGGGGTCCTCGTCGCGGCAGCCCTCTTCGTCGTGGCCTGGAGCGTGAGCGCGGGCGGCCCGACGGGCGCCGGTGCGGACCTGCTGGCCTCCGGGGCGGCGCTCGTCGCACCCGGTGCGGACCTCGTCCACCTCAGCCTCGCGGTGGCCGTGCTCTCGCACACCCGACGCGGACGGTCTGGGCTCGGGGTGCTCGTCGCGGCCCTCGTGGGCCTGTGGGCCACCGACTGGGCGTTCGCGCTGCTGGTCACCACCGGACGGAACGGGACCGGGTCGCTGGTCGACCTCGGGTGGCTCGCCACGATGCTGCTCGTCGCCGCGGCCGCGGCGCGCACCGCGACGGATCGCCCCCCGCGCGCCGACGAGCCGCCGATGGCCTCGACGGGCTGCGCCCTGCTGCCCTACGCGGCGGCCACCGTCGGGCTGGCCGTCGCCCTCGGCGACCGGCTCGCCGGTCGCGACGACCGGGTGACGACCGCGGCGGCGGCCGTCGTCGTCGCCGCGCTCCTGGTCCGCCAGCTGCTCGCCGTCCTCGACCACCGCACCCTCCTGCGCCGGGTCCTCGCGGCCCGGGACGAGCTGGAGCACCGGGCCCTGCACGACCCGCTGACCGGGCTCGCCAACCGCTCGCTCCTCGACCGTCGGCTGCGGGAGGGGCTGGGTCACCACCGCCGCGACCGGCGGGGGCTCTGCCTGCTCTACGTCGACCTCGACGACTTCAAGGAGGTCAACGACGACCACGGCCACGAGGCCGGCGACCTCGTCCTGCAGCAGGTCGCCGTACGGCTGCGCGAGGCCGTGCGGTCGACGGACACCGTCGCCCGCCTCGGCGGGGACGAGTTCGCCGTCCTGCTCGTGGAGGCCGACGACCCGTCCGAGGTGGCCGGCCGCATCGCCACCGCCCTCGCCGAGCCGGTCCTCGTCGGAGCGACCCGGGTGTCCCTCGGGGCGAGCATCGGCAGCACCATCGTCACCGCGGACGAGCCGACGCCGACCGCGCAGACGCTGCTGCGGCGGGCGGACCGGGCGATGTACGACGTCAAGCGCGCCGTCCGCCGGGTCGCCGCCACCGCCTCGCTCGGGTAGCCGGTGTTGACTGGACGGGTGCGCTACGTCGAGTCCGTCCCCACCGCGAAGCCGATCAGCGTCATCGGCCTCGGCACCTGGCAGTTCGGCTCGCGCGAGTGGGGGTACGGCGACGCCTACGCCGACACCCGCGCGCGGGCCATCGTCCGGCGCGCCCTCGAGCTCGGCGTCACGCTCGTCGACACCGCCGAGGCCTACGCCTTCGGGCGCAGCGAGCGCATCCTCGGCGAGGCCCTCGGGGAGGACCGCGAGCGCGCCTACGTCGCGACCAAGATCCTCCCCGTGCTGCCCACCGCCCCGGTCGTGCAGCAGCGCGCGGTGGCGAGCGCGGCACGGCTCGGCGTGCAGCGGATCGACCTCTACCAGGTGCACCAGCCGAACCCGGTCGTCCACGACGGCACGACGATGCGCGGGATGGCCGCGCTGCAGCGGGTCGGGCTCGTGGGCGACGTCGGCGTCTCGAACTACTCCCTGGCCCGGTGGCAGCAGGCCGAGGGCGCCCTCGGCGGACGGGTCCTCAGCAACCAGGTGCAGTACTCGCTCGTCGACCGCCGCCCGGAGCGCGAGCTGCTCCCCTGGGCCCGGGCCGCCGGCCGGCTCGTCATCGCCTACAGCCCCCTCGGCCAGGGGCTGCTCTCCGGCCGGTACGACGCCACCCACCGCCCGGGCAACGGGGTGCGCCGCTACAACCCGATGTTCCTCCCGGAGAACCTCGAGCGGGCGCAGCCGCTGGTGCGGGTGCTGCGCGAGGTCGCCGACGCCCACGACGTCACCCCCAGCCAGGTCGCCCTCGCCTGGGTGGTGCACGACCCGCACGTCGTCGCCATCCCCGGGGCGAGCAGCGTCGAGCAGCTCGAGGCCAACGCGGCGGCCGCGGACCTGCGGCTGCCCGAGGACGAGGTGACCGAGCTCGGGCGCGCCTCGGACCGCCTCGACCTGCTCACCGGCGGGGCGACGCTGCGGCCGATGCTGCGCACCCTCCTCCGACGGGACTCAACGACTCGTCCGTTCAGTCACTTTCGCCCCGATATACACGTTTGACGTCGGATGTGCTCTTCACTAGGGGGATGACACAGCGCAGCATGCGCGCGGGAGCGGTGACCGGGCTCGTCCTGCTCGTCTTCGTGGCCCTCGTGCGGCTGCAGCCCGGCGGCCCCGACGTCGCCCGGGCCGTCGACGACCTCGCCCAGGTCGTCGCCGCGCTGCTCGCCGCCGCCGCCTGCGCCGTGCGCGCGTGCCGCTCGAGCGAGCGGGAGTCCAACTCCTGGGGCTGGCTCGCGGCGGCCTGCCTGGCCTGGGGGCTCGGCGAGTGCCTGTGGGCCTGGTACGAGCTCGTGCTGCGCCGGGACACCCCGTTCCCGTCCCCCGCCGACGCCGGTTTCCTGCTCTTCCCCGTGCTGGCCGCCGTCGGCCTGCTGAGCTGGCCGTCGGCCGTCCTGCACGGCACGACCCGGTGGCGGACCCTGCTCGACGGCGCGCTGGTGGCCGGCGCCCTGCTCATCCTCAGCTGGGGCACCGCGCTCGGCACCACCGTGCGCGCCGACGGCACCGGCAGCTTCGGCTACGCCGTCTCGCTCAGCTACCCGCTCGGCGACCTCGTGCTGCTCACCCTCGCTCTCGTCATCCTCTCGCACGCCCGGCACGCGCGGGCCGGCCTCGGGCTCGTCGTCCTCGGCCTCGTGCTGCTGTGCGTGGCCGACAGCGGCTTCGCCTACCTCACGGCGGTCGACGGCTACACCACCGGGTCGTGGGTCGACGCGGGGTGGGTCGGCGGCTTCCTGCTGCTGGCCGCCGCGGCCCACCTGCACACGGCGCCCGGCCGGGAGGTGCTGCGTCCCGGCCCGGCGCGGATGGAGTCCACCCCGCGCGCCCTGCTGCCCTACGTCCCGGCCGGCGTCGGCCTCAGCGTCGCGCTCGCCGGGCAGTTCGGCGGGCGCCGCGACCCGGTGACCCTCGGGGCGGCGACGGTCGTCATCGCCGCGCTGCTGGCCCGTCAGCTGCTCGCCGTGCTCGACAACCGCGCCCTGCTCGTCCAGGTCCTCGCGGCCCAGCACGAGCTGGAGCACCAGGCGTTCCACGACCCACTCACCGGGCTGGCCAACCGCGCGCTCTTCGGCGAGCGGCTGCGGCACGGCCTCGAGCTGCACCGGCGCGACCACCGGGCGCTCAGCCTGCTCTACGTCGACCTGGACAACTTCAAGGGCGTCAACGACACCCTCGGCCACGACGCCGGCGACCTCGTCCTGCAGGACGTGGCCGTGCGGCTGCAGGCCGTCACCCGCACCGGGGACACCGTCGCCCGGCTGGGCGGCGACGAGTTCGCCGTCCTCCTCGAGGACGGCGGCAACCCGCACGACGTCGCGTCGCGGATCGTCGACGCCTTCCACGAGCCGGTCCCCTTCGGGTCGGCGTACGTGCCGATCGGGGCGAGCATCGGCATCGCCGCCGTCGGCCACGACGAGGAGACGCCCTCGATGGAGGCGCTGCTCCAGCGCGCCGACCACGCGATGTACGACGCCAAGCGCGCCGGCAAGGCGGCCGCCCCCACCCGCGGCGAGCACGTCCCGCACGCCGGCGCCCGGCACGCCGTCGCCGCGCTCACCGCGCGCGTGCGCTGGACGGTCGGCTGACGCGCGGCGTCGGCGCGGCGTCGATCAGCCGTCAGGGGGTCGGGTGGGCCCGGCCGGGATCGAACCGACGACAGCCGCGGTGTAAACGCGGTGCTCTACCAGCTGAGCTACAGGCCCGCGGCCCGCGCGGGCAGGCCGGCGGACAGTGTGGCAGACCCGCCGGTGGACGCGGGCGCCGAGTCCCCGGCCGCCTCGGCCCGCATCACCGTCACCGCCTCGCGCAGGCCCCCGAAGTCGCGCTGGCGGCCGGCCTCGTTGACCTGCGTCCAGCGCACGACCCCGTCCCGGCCGACGAGGAACGTGCCCCGGACTGCGAAGCCGGTGGTGGGGGCGAAGACGCCGTACGAGCGGGCGACCGCGCCGTGCGGCCAGAAGTCCGACAGGAGCGGGAAGAAGTAGCCCTCGAGGTCGGCCCAGACCCGCAGCGAGTAGATCGAGTCGCAGGAGACGGTGACGACCGTGAGGTCGTCGGCCTCGAAGTCGCCCAGCCGGTCGCGGATCTCGCGCAGCTCGCTCGTGCAGATCCCGGAGAACGCGAAGGGGTAGAACACGACGACGACCGCCCGGTCCGCGAGCAGGTCGGCGAGCCGCGTCGGCGTGCCGTGCTGGTCGACGAGGGTGAAGTCGGGCGCGCGCTCCCCGACGGCCAGGGGCTCGACGC includes these proteins:
- a CDS encoding GGDEF domain-containing protein — encoded protein: MTPRPSPAGTTRSPTVPVSTPPPAVLVALALSAVTALALLVRLEPGGPVVARLVDDLAQAVAATAAAVCCGRRAHRSTRATAPTWWCYAAATGAWAIGQYAWTYHEAVARGPGRFPSLSDVCFLLFPLLGAAGLLRWPLADGRDPLRRRALLDGVLVAAALFVVAWSVSAGGPTGAGADLLASGAALVAPGADLVHLSLAVAVLSHTRRGRSGLGVLVAALVGLWATDWAFALLVTTGRNGTGSLVDLGWLATMLLVAAAAARTATDRPPRADEPPMASTGCALLPYAAATVGLAVALGDRLAGRDDRVTTAAAAVVVAALLVRQLLAVLDHRTLLRRVLAARDELEHRALHDPLTGLANRSLLDRRLREGLGHHRRDRRGLCLLYVDLDDFKEVNDDHGHEAGDLVLQQVAVRLREAVRSTDTVARLGGDEFAVLLVEADDPSEVAGRIATALAEPVLVGATRVSLGASIGSTIVTADEPTPTAQTLLRRADRAMYDVKRAVRRVAATASLG
- a CDS encoding peroxiredoxin yields the protein MTGTAFLPEGVEPLAVGERAPDFTLVDQHGTPTRLADLLADRAVVVVFYPFAFSGICTSELREIRDRLGDFEADDLTVVTVSCDSIYSLRVWADLEGYFFPLLSDFWPHGAVARSYGVFAPTTGFAVRGTFLVGRDGVVRWTQVNEAGRQRDFGGLREAVTVMRAEAAGDSAPASTGGSATLSAGLPARAAGL
- a CDS encoding cobalamin B12-binding domain-containing protein yields the protein MSDVVQGNGRGDDTVADDGIDWDDHAGRGLEIVTRLHALLDVDDTPSAGRLVDEVLSRMELADAVSSVLMPFLRHVGARWESGQLSVAQEHWASQLVRNRLAGLWDRVSVTDGPVALVACPPGERHDIAPLAFCVLLAHAGWQARFYGADTPLPDLAAVAARVRPDVVVLAASRRSAFLARAQEVRRLALDHTVAIAGSGASAQVAAELDAHWLGHDVADGVAEASRLVRRADAARPGAAS
- a CDS encoding GGDEF domain-containing protein → MTQRSMRAGAVTGLVLLVFVALVRLQPGGPDVARAVDDLAQVVAALLAAAACAVRACRSSERESNSWGWLAAACLAWGLGECLWAWYELVLRRDTPFPSPADAGFLLFPVLAAVGLLSWPSAVLHGTTRWRTLLDGALVAGALLILSWGTALGTTVRADGTGSFGYAVSLSYPLGDLVLLTLALVILSHARHARAGLGLVVLGLVLLCVADSGFAYLTAVDGYTTGSWVDAGWVGGFLLLAAAAHLHTAPGREVLRPGPARMESTPRALLPYVPAGVGLSVALAGQFGGRRDPVTLGAATVVIAALLARQLLAVLDNRALLVQVLAAQHELEHQAFHDPLTGLANRALFGERLRHGLELHRRDHRALSLLYVDLDNFKGVNDTLGHDAGDLVLQDVAVRLQAVTRTGDTVARLGGDEFAVLLEDGGNPHDVASRIVDAFHEPVPFGSAYVPIGASIGIAAVGHDEETPSMEALLQRADHAMYDAKRAGKAAAPTRGEHVPHAGARHAVAALTARVRWTVG
- a CDS encoding glucose-6-phosphate dehydrogenase, producing the protein MSDALVFVLFGATGDLAKRMVIPAFHELHTRGLMPDRWRLVGNGRGDVSHEDFHQHVKEVLTEFGGGDPSGPEWDDFTTHLRFAGGGFEKSDPGSLLDVLHEAEADLGEARYVHYLAIPPSAFRKVTEGLAEHDLVEGSRVVYEKPFGTSPESFHELDELVHSTMDEEQVYRIDHFLGKEATQNLHVLRFGNQLVGRSWCADAVEQVQIDVPEKLDVADRAEFYDATGAFKDMIVTHLFQVAAEVAMEPPASMRAEDLQDARESVLAAFRPLDPEELVLGQYEGYRDLDDVPDDSRTDTFAAVRLWVDTDRWRGVPFVLRSGKMLGTDAQVVSLVMRKPEGPLTHIPGQGVLQFSLKGSGAIEARFVVKEPGPDLSLTRTRTVLDLGQVAEGAALPPYVALLHDVVEGDRSLFTSSAGLDAAWGAVARVLEQMPDPTPYAPGSTGPAAARALTGDVGWLADEG
- a CDS encoding aldo/keto reductase, with product MRYVESVPTAKPISVIGLGTWQFGSREWGYGDAYADTRARAIVRRALELGVTLVDTAEAYAFGRSERILGEALGEDRERAYVATKILPVLPTAPVVQQRAVASAARLGVQRIDLYQVHQPNPVVHDGTTMRGMAALQRVGLVGDVGVSNYSLARWQQAEGALGGRVLSNQVQYSLVDRRPERELLPWARAAGRLVIAYSPLGQGLLSGRYDATHRPGNGVRRYNPMFLPENLERAQPLVRVLREVADAHDVTPSQVALAWVVHDPHVVAIPGASSVEQLEANAAAADLRLPEDEVTELGRASDRLDLLTGGATLRPMLRTLLRRDSTTRPFSHFRPDIHV